Proteins found in one Paenibacillus sp. FSL R10-2782 genomic segment:
- a CDS encoding efflux RND transporter periplasmic adaptor subunit, whose product MNKKSALIATTLLLSVALAGCGGGEAPAAPAAVQKTIPVHVAKVAKGSIEDSSGIVGSFAPKETAQVSPKISGKILNINLTVGQRVNKGDILFTIDQKDLQDAITQSQESYQVALANLKQAESGAAQSVQQGETSVDQAKSALVQQDNAITQAQTAVVDAQSSVRDTQNTLNRNQQLFSAGAVSQSDLEQSQIAHRKAQTALENAQLSLHNAQTSKESAQTTYTNAQKSLRLAQQKTGIDVARASANQAKAALDTARSQLVDAVVRAPMSGTISVVTGTTGQMVSPQATVVTIANTNPILAKVNVSEEDLLKLNVGSTVTLGVDSLDKRIEAKVTAVNPVMDNDLKAYPVEISVPNPSGEFKSGMVVYVYMKSEAAQNILVSQDAVTEQAGKKYAYVVEGATAKRVEVQTGQESAKEVEITKGLTEGQTIAVKGISLLTDGAKVNIVK is encoded by the coding sequence ATGAATAAAAAAAGTGCTCTGATTGCCACGACATTGCTTTTGTCAGTAGCGTTGGCAGGTTGCGGTGGGGGGGAAGCCCCCGCCGCTCCGGCTGCGGTGCAGAAAACGATTCCGGTCCATGTAGCAAAAGTGGCTAAAGGCAGTATTGAGGATTCATCAGGTATTGTAGGTAGCTTTGCGCCCAAAGAAACGGCTCAGGTTTCCCCGAAAATTAGCGGAAAAATACTGAATATTAATTTGACAGTGGGACAAAGGGTAAACAAAGGCGATATTTTATTTACAATTGATCAGAAAGACCTTCAGGACGCGATTACACAGTCTCAGGAATCTTACCAGGTTGCACTTGCTAATTTGAAGCAAGCTGAAAGCGGAGCAGCGCAATCTGTTCAGCAGGGAGAGACTTCTGTGGACCAGGCTAAGAGCGCATTGGTACAGCAAGACAATGCCATTACCCAAGCGCAGACTGCTGTGGTAGATGCCCAGAGTTCCGTGCGTGATACTCAGAATACGCTAAATCGTAACCAGCAGTTGTTTAGTGCTGGTGCTGTTTCGCAATCTGACCTGGAACAGTCTCAAATAGCGCACAGAAAAGCTCAAACTGCGTTGGAAAACGCCCAGCTCTCACTTCATAATGCACAAACATCCAAGGAAAGTGCCCAGACAACATATACTAATGCCCAGAAGTCATTGCGTCTTGCACAACAGAAAACGGGTATTGATGTAGCACGTGCTTCGGCTAATCAGGCCAAGGCTGCTTTGGATACTGCACGTAGTCAGCTTGTCGACGCTGTAGTCAGAGCACCTATGTCGGGCACCATTTCAGTTGTGACTGGTACAACAGGACAAATGGTCAGTCCTCAGGCGACCGTTGTTACGATTGCAAATACAAATCCTATCCTTGCCAAGGTGAACGTTTCTGAGGAGGATCTGCTTAAGCTAAATGTAGGCTCCACTGTAACTCTAGGGGTAGACTCATTGGATAAGCGCATTGAGGCCAAAGTGACAGCGGTCAATCCGGTTATGGATAATGATCTCAAGGCATATCCTGTCGAAATTTCAGTCCCCAATCCATCTGGCGAGTTCAAATCCGGTATGGTTGTGTATGTTTATATGAAATCCGAAGCTGCACAAAATATTTTGGTATCACAAGACGCCGTTACAGAGCAAGCTGGGAAAAAGTATGCTTATGTGGTTGAGGGTGCTACTGCTAAACGGG
- a CDS encoding efflux RND transporter permease subunit, with translation MSQFSIRRPVTVFMLIVALLIGGGIFSLRLPVEQMPDMKLPIAMVVTSIPNSTPTEVEELVTKPIEKGLSSIQDVDTISSQSSEGTSMVMIQFNWGVDLNQATLDMRDKLDGVRGSLPKAANSPRVLKLDLNATPVINLAFTGDQDVNKLKPIAEDIIEPQLERISGVASVGLSGGQERLVRITVDQAKLQSYGITLDQISQALAANNVAGSAGSVDRGNTEIQIRVQGEYKAVSEMGETPITVGKGSVKLKDVATIEDSLDDVTTISTYNGKPSINISVTKATGGNTLAIANSVKESLDSIRKNLPAGTQLEMVTDASKPISDSVHSLIEHAVLGLIIAAIVLLLFLNSARSTIIATIVIPISFVATFMMMYFTGQTINIISLSGLLLGLGSFVDFAVVIIENIFRQRHEGKSMLQGAIDGSKQVGNAVMASALAQIVVFLPVVFVDGIAGVLFKPLALTVIFSHIAALLVSLLIVPMLSSRWLPTVPDESIYSSGTYKGINPIIWFNIAFEKFKGGYRRVLKWGINHRKSVLAITLLMFVAATALIPMVKTEFFPETDEGEFTVSVTMPNGTMLEETEKVVQGIEKEILKIPELDKMSVTVGSGGGVSSISGSTSANAAQVNVTLKDGHTRPTDAVVNELRKKVENIPDAEIIIQSSSGISSGSAVNINLKGDDVEVLRELSDNLLAEVKNIPGVVNAKSTLNSTREEYEITINRELASRYGLSASQVLSAVSTSFNGSVATSYRTGEDQIDVKISLPNEYRHDLAYLQTLRITTAQGIDVPLSSVASIDKHEVPETITRENQTRQVQITADIDGAGDILTVNQKIEALLKGTHFPEGYSADTGGGQNEQMMESFTNLGVAILLSVVLIYMVMAGQFESLLTPFVIMFSVPPTLIGVLIGLVVTGASLSVSALTGYIMLVGLVVNNAIVMIDFIIQLRKEGQDRDEAIIHGASERLRPILMTTFATVLALLPMAFATGNGNETQAPMAVVVVFGLSFSALITLILIPVIYVIMDNSIQKRKERKLKRKLKKEAKLQQKSVHI, from the coding sequence ATGTCTCAGTTTTCAATACGCCGTCCTGTAACAGTATTTATGTTAATTGTTGCTTTGTTAATCGGGGGCGGTATTTTTTCGTTAAGGCTTCCTGTCGAGCAGATGCCGGATATGAAGCTGCCTATTGCTATGGTAGTGACCAGTATTCCAAACTCGACACCGACAGAAGTTGAGGAATTGGTTACCAAGCCTATTGAAAAAGGTCTATCGTCCATTCAGGATGTGGATACGATTAGCTCTCAGTCTTCTGAGGGGACCTCTATGGTCATGATTCAGTTTAACTGGGGAGTAGATCTAAATCAGGCTACATTGGATATGCGAGATAAATTGGATGGTGTTCGGGGTTCACTTCCCAAAGCTGCCAATTCACCGCGTGTTTTGAAACTGGATCTCAATGCTACGCCTGTAATTAATTTGGCCTTTACTGGTGATCAGGATGTTAACAAACTGAAGCCTATTGCAGAGGATATCATTGAACCACAGCTCGAAAGAATTTCAGGGGTCGCTTCGGTCGGTTTGTCTGGGGGACAAGAGCGGTTGGTTCGAATTACTGTAGATCAGGCCAAACTGCAAAGTTATGGTATTACGTTAGATCAGATCAGTCAGGCATTAGCAGCTAATAATGTGGCCGGCTCTGCAGGTTCTGTTGATCGTGGTAATACAGAGATCCAAATCAGGGTTCAAGGTGAATATAAAGCTGTTTCGGAAATGGGAGAGACTCCGATCACTGTGGGCAAAGGCAGTGTGAAATTAAAGGATGTCGCAACCATTGAAGATTCCTTGGATGATGTCACCACCATTTCCACATACAATGGTAAGCCAAGTATTAATATTTCGGTCACAAAGGCTACCGGAGGGAATACACTTGCCATTGCTAATTCTGTGAAGGAAAGTCTGGATTCAATCCGTAAGAACTTGCCTGCGGGGACTCAGCTTGAGATGGTCACGGACGCTTCCAAACCTATTAGCGATTCTGTACATTCACTAATAGAGCATGCTGTATTGGGACTTATCATTGCAGCTATTGTGTTACTGCTATTTCTAAATAGCGCACGTTCTACAATTATTGCAACTATCGTTATTCCAATTTCTTTTGTAGCAACGTTTATGATGATGTATTTCACTGGACAAACCATTAACATTATTTCATTAAGTGGATTGCTACTGGGGCTAGGGTCCTTTGTTGACTTTGCTGTCGTTATTATCGAGAATATTTTTAGACAACGACATGAAGGCAAAAGCATGCTGCAGGGCGCTATTGATGGCTCCAAGCAAGTGGGTAATGCGGTAATGGCATCTGCACTTGCACAGATAGTAGTGTTTTTACCAGTTGTATTTGTAGATGGAATTGCGGGCGTGCTGTTTAAGCCGTTAGCCTTGACCGTAATTTTCTCTCATATTGCGGCTTTGCTAGTATCGCTTTTAATTGTACCTATGCTTAGTTCACGTTGGTTGCCTACTGTACCAGATGAGTCAATATATTCTTCGGGTACCTATAAAGGAATTAACCCGATTATCTGGTTTAATATCGCTTTTGAGAAATTTAAAGGCGGATACCGCCGTGTTCTCAAGTGGGGGATAAATCACCGTAAAAGTGTTTTGGCTATTACTTTACTTATGTTTGTAGCTGCGACAGCTTTGATTCCTATGGTTAAAACGGAATTTTTTCCTGAAACTGACGAAGGGGAGTTTACGGTCTCGGTAACGATGCCTAATGGAACCATGTTGGAAGAAACAGAGAAAGTTGTTCAAGGAATTGAAAAGGAAATTTTAAAGATTCCTGAACTTGATAAAATGTCAGTAACTGTAGGTTCTGGAGGCGGTGTGTCAAGTATATCCGGTTCAACATCTGCTAATGCTGCCCAGGTTAATGTTACGCTGAAGGATGGGCATACACGACCTACTGATGCCGTGGTCAATGAGCTCCGCAAAAAAGTCGAAAATATCCCCGATGCGGAAATTATTATTCAATCCTCAAGCGGGATATCAAGTGGATCAGCCGTAAACATCAACCTGAAGGGTGATGATGTAGAAGTATTGCGGGAGCTTTCGGATAATCTCTTAGCTGAGGTTAAAAATATACCGGGAGTGGTCAATGCTAAGAGTACGTTGAATTCTACTCGTGAGGAATATGAGATTACGATTAATCGAGAGCTTGCCAGCCGATATGGTTTGTCAGCATCTCAAGTTTTGTCTGCTGTGAGCACCTCCTTTAACGGCTCGGTTGCTACAAGCTATCGTACCGGAGAAGACCAGATTGATGTGAAAATATCGTTGCCGAATGAGTATCGTCATGATCTGGCTTATCTGCAAACATTGCGGATTACAACTGCACAAGGGATCGATGTGCCTCTGTCATCAGTGGCCAGTATAGATAAGCATGAGGTTCCCGAGACGATTACACGCGAGAACCAAACACGTCAAGTACAGATTACTGCTGACATAGACGGAGCAGGAGACATTCTTACGGTTAATCAAAAAATAGAAGCTCTTCTGAAAGGTACTCATTTCCCTGAGGGATATAGTGCCGATACGGGTGGTGGACAAAATGAGCAAATGATGGAGTCCTTTACAAATCTGGGAGTAGCTATATTGCTATCCGTGGTGCTGATTTATATGGTTATGGCAGGGCAGTTTGAATCCTTGCTTACGCCGTTTGTAATTATGTTCTCGGTTCCACCTACGTTAATAGGTGTGCTTATTGGTTTGGTTGTAACAGGAGCTAGCCTTAGTGTATCGGCTCTGACCGGTTATATTATGCTTGTCGGCTTGGTCGTGAATAATGCCATCGTCATGATTGATTTCATTATTCAGCTCCGAAAAGAAGGTCAGGATCGGGATGAAGCCATTATTCATGGAGCATCTGAACGGTTACGTCCGATTTTAATGACCACGTTTGCTACTGTACTCGCATTGCTTCCAATGGCATTCGCTACAGGAAATGGTAACGAAACACAAGCTCCAATGGCTGTTGTCGTCGTGTTCGGGTTGTCCTTCTCAGCTCTTATTACATTAATTCTTATTCCGGTAATCTACGTTATCATGGACAATAGTATACAAAAGCGTAAAGAACGGAAATTGAAGAGAAAGCTCAAAAAAGAAGCAAAGCTGCAACAAAAGAGTGTTCACATTTAA
- a CDS encoding S-layer homology domain-containing protein — MKRLLSILLTVGLIIGLVPAALVGTAHAATGTYFIFPNEKYDVDSARSVNTDRITVNGTINGVNGSTISYSVFQLSKNGATLNVVNKNESQKGGITVAGSTLKVTDIKLFPGLNRITFQSSQNSADMKDSIYVEYQDGPKVYDLSATLNGKTEQLVENQTAVLTDAGNSGSDDVKVVIQGIAPNADSVTLTSAKSSNTYTVNSYTGYKLTGSVVLSPGKNIVTLKVGNGTQALTVTREITIYTGKPEFSDLNLNMDGNVSADLTTSPDFTVSSTSGVVLKGKVLVPGGASDPGVATINARFTDVSNNGSAVGSASGIDATIDTANVVTSNGYKVYPFQVTVPSEVVVDHLTRVSLGLTYSDSSTPPAPSAVQFTLRSSTQPYIDDVNYLPDFNNQLLSRINGNGSDQAAALDEAMKLTGSSMKNKTTDAPSVPVGMEFIVVNGAPSSISELSGVTVHTVGSQDVIRTINGKSTQVKKVVAYVDTLPKEGQNVLNFYLNGDSTKLVKATVNLLQGPFMKYDTIYDGQQIPLNTSSSNLNTYKLTQLGYFKGKLLDVSNTADIHYTGSNRNVFLYINNVLVDLDGSGADFKLASSSELAAANALASGNNEIKFVYKPGIEYSNTVKVNFTQTNIPVIPVANTQGIIPFTPVSGLSSTPKYSEIAPKTKDANFTKVDDTNYNTSLKNINVFGTFSIADLGKADQVNGSLSDISNKDQYILEIKGSDDSEVNWTLNNEFYSAEDAKTAYNSGSTTDKFTNKDLKDLLVYYHPDKKYFSFVLKNQTVPQDGTPVAYNITLYNSGKSGPFATFRLQVSGQSTSFDILRPLPEKRIVNQNFVQVVVNASNADSVMVGKETAVQEGFDSDYDGTVDYPSTYKAIVTGLKANKDNKIDVVVTKGKDKLKQTITVKYVPTNIPGEQYMEAMKTSHKVFDGNLTLAFAKGTSLIRRDYDQPQQFKNQVFSGHTLYFAIANSEDGVVDRHEFETEKALSDMQSLIADGSRYFSRDFPTRFTKSSPVFWIDPGTADDIKTDAYDPVTYGADPYQLANKSQNDSSKIKNFYWRDPSNELVPSKRATLTLTYDSSIAQDAGKQMTVFYFDSDLKDWQNIGGVVDPKKHTIKVPFDRFGYYVVAKVGETYSDVIKHKYARDYIEAILAKGVMNPMDPINSFGPDSYIKRGEFTSMIVKGLQIPLNFSGAKHFDDVSIPNTISADALYDYRYIETAARAGIVKGSQPRIFMPEDVITRQDAAVMIAKALNLKLETDHDKIMKNLSKTFKDADKIDYYAQASVLAISKKGFITGSPVDASDLKKGYMFNPTSLTLRGDAAVIIAKVMADKKLLPKI, encoded by the coding sequence TTGAAACGATTGCTATCTATTTTGCTGACGGTTGGTCTCATCATTGGCTTGGTGCCGGCGGCCCTGGTAGGTACGGCTCATGCTGCGACGGGAACTTATTTTATTTTTCCAAATGAAAAATATGACGTGGATTCAGCCAGGTCGGTAAACACGGACCGTATTACAGTTAACGGAACGATTAACGGTGTGAACGGAAGCACGATATCATATAGTGTATTCCAGCTCTCCAAAAATGGAGCGACTCTTAACGTAGTAAATAAAAATGAGAGCCAAAAGGGCGGAATTACAGTCGCTGGCTCCACGCTTAAAGTTACAGACATTAAACTGTTTCCTGGTTTGAATCGAATCACATTCCAAAGCAGCCAAAACTCGGCGGATATGAAGGATTCTATTTATGTAGAGTACCAGGATGGACCAAAGGTTTATGATCTGTCTGCTACGTTGAACGGTAAAACCGAGCAGTTAGTAGAGAACCAGACTGCTGTGCTGACAGACGCTGGTAATAGCGGTTCGGATGACGTTAAAGTGGTCATTCAAGGTATAGCGCCTAATGCTGACAGTGTGACACTCACGTCTGCAAAAAGTAGTAATACGTATACAGTTAACTCTTATACCGGCTACAAACTAACAGGAAGTGTTGTACTCAGTCCGGGTAAAAATATAGTGACTCTTAAAGTGGGTAACGGAACTCAGGCTCTTACGGTTACACGTGAAATTACGATCTATACGGGCAAACCTGAATTTTCTGATTTGAACCTGAACATGGATGGGAATGTGTCGGCCGATCTGACCACTTCGCCTGACTTTACCGTATCATCTACGAGTGGAGTTGTTTTGAAGGGTAAGGTTTTGGTTCCAGGCGGTGCATCCGATCCGGGTGTGGCTACAATTAATGCACGGTTTACAGATGTGAGTAACAATGGCAGTGCTGTGGGTAGTGCTAGTGGGATTGATGCCACGATTGATACTGCTAATGTGGTTACATCCAATGGTTATAAAGTATATCCATTTCAGGTGACTGTACCTTCAGAGGTAGTGGTGGATCATTTGACCAGAGTATCCTTGGGTCTGACTTATAGTGATAGCAGTACCCCGCCTGCTCCATCGGCTGTCCAATTTACATTGCGCAGCAGCACTCAGCCGTATATTGATGATGTAAACTATCTTCCTGATTTTAATAATCAATTATTGAGCAGGATTAATGGAAACGGGTCTGATCAGGCAGCTGCCCTAGATGAAGCTATGAAGTTAACGGGTAGCTCTATGAAGAACAAGACTACAGATGCTCCATCTGTTCCTGTAGGTATGGAGTTCATCGTTGTTAACGGTGCACCTTCTTCAATCAGTGAGCTTTCCGGGGTAACGGTTCATACTGTAGGGTCTCAAGATGTGATTCGGACGATCAATGGCAAGTCAACACAAGTGAAGAAAGTCGTTGCTTATGTAGACACTTTGCCTAAAGAAGGACAGAATGTACTGAATTTTTACCTGAATGGTGACTCGACCAAGTTAGTTAAAGCTACAGTGAATCTGTTGCAGGGTCCATTCATGAAGTATGATACGATTTATGACGGACAACAAATTCCGTTGAATACCTCCAGTTCAAACTTGAATACCTATAAACTGACTCAATTGGGGTACTTTAAAGGTAAATTGCTTGATGTGAGCAACACAGCAGATATTCATTACACTGGAAGTAACCGAAATGTATTCCTGTATATTAATAATGTATTGGTTGATTTGGATGGCTCAGGGGCGGACTTTAAGCTTGCTTCTTCCTCGGAACTAGCCGCAGCCAACGCACTGGCAAGCGGGAATAATGAAATCAAATTTGTGTACAAGCCGGGTATTGAATATAGCAATACGGTAAAAGTAAACTTTACACAGACCAATATTCCAGTAATTCCAGTTGCAAACACACAGGGGATTATTCCTTTTACGCCTGTTAGTGGCTTGAGCAGTACTCCGAAATATAGCGAAATTGCACCGAAAACAAAAGATGCTAATTTCACTAAAGTGGATGATACCAATTACAATACATCCCTGAAAAATATCAATGTATTTGGTACATTCAGTATTGCTGATTTGGGTAAAGCGGATCAGGTCAATGGTTCCCTAAGTGATATTTCCAATAAGGATCAATATATTTTGGAAATTAAGGGATCGGATGATAGCGAGGTTAACTGGACACTGAATAATGAGTTTTATTCAGCCGAGGATGCTAAGACAGCATACAACTCTGGTTCTACTACAGATAAATTTACAAATAAAGATTTAAAAGACTTGCTCGTATACTATCATCCGGACAAAAAGTATTTCAGCTTTGTGTTGAAAAACCAAACTGTTCCGCAAGATGGAACACCAGTAGCCTATAACATTACCTTGTACAACAGTGGCAAGAGCGGACCATTTGCAACGTTCCGACTGCAAGTATCTGGCCAATCCACATCTTTTGATATTTTGCGTCCGCTTCCTGAAAAGAGAATCGTGAATCAAAACTTTGTGCAAGTGGTTGTGAATGCAAGTAATGCAGATAGTGTTATGGTAGGTAAGGAAACAGCAGTTCAAGAGGGATTCGATTCTGATTATGATGGCACTGTTGATTACCCTTCAACCTACAAAGCCATCGTCACAGGTCTAAAGGCCAACAAAGATAATAAAATTGACGTAGTGGTTACAAAAGGTAAAGATAAACTGAAACAGACCATTACGGTTAAATATGTGCCTACTAATATTCCTGGTGAGCAATACATGGAAGCGATGAAAACATCTCACAAAGTGTTTGATGGTAATCTTACACTTGCTTTTGCTAAGGGAACTAGTCTGATTCGTCGGGATTATGATCAACCGCAGCAATTCAAAAATCAGGTTTTCTCCGGTCATACATTGTACTTTGCGATAGCAAATAGCGAAGATGGTGTGGTGGACCGTCATGAATTTGAAACTGAAAAAGCATTGTCGGATATGCAGAGCTTGATTGCAGATGGAAGCAGATACTTCAGCAGAGACTTCCCGACTCGTTTTACCAAGTCAAGTCCTGTATTCTGGATTGACCCAGGTACAGCAGATGATATCAAAACGGATGCTTACGATCCGGTAACTTATGGTGCCGATCCTTATCAACTGGCTAACAAGTCACAAAATGATAGTAGTAAGATCAAAAACTTCTACTGGCGTGATCCTTCTAATGAATTAGTTCCATCCAAGCGTGCAACATTAACCTTGACGTATGATAGCAGTATCGCGCAGGATGCAGGGAAACAAATGACAGTGTTCTATTTTGATTCGGATCTTAAAGATTGGCAGAACATTGGTGGTGTGGTGGATCCGAAGAAACATACCATTAAAGTACCGTTTGATCGTTTCGGCTACTATGTTGTAGCTAAGGTTGGAGAAACGTATAGTGATGTCATTAAGCACAAGTACGCTAGAGATTATATTGAGGCCATTCTGGCTAAGGGTGTCATGAACCCAATGGATCCAATTAATAGTTTTGGACCTGACAGCTACATTAAAAGAGGCGAATTCACGTCTATGATTGTCAAAGGTCTGCAAATTCCTCTTAATTTCAGCGGGGCGAAGCATTTTGATGACGTCTCTATTCCAAATACGATATCAGCAGATGCTCTCTATGATTATCGTTATATTGAAACAGCCGCACGTGCCGGTATTGTAAAAGGTTCGCAACCAAGAATCTTTATGCCGGAAGATGTAATCACGCGCCAAGATGCAGCAGTCATGATCGCCAAGGCACTGAATTTGAAGCTGGAAACAGATCATGACAAGATCATGAAGAACTTGTCTAAAACCTTTAAAGATGCAGACAAGATTGATTACTATGCACAAGCATCTGTGCTTGCGATTTCCAAGAAGGGCTTTATCACGGGTTCACCTGTTGATGCTAGTGATCTGAAAAAAGGATATATGTTTAATCCTACATCTCTGACCTTGCGTGGAGATGCGGCCGTTATCATAGCTAAAGTTATGGCTGATAAAAAGTTGCTTCCTAAAATCTAG
- a CDS encoding MraY family glycosyltransferase yields MLLIYIIGFIMALGLALLLTPLVKKFAVKVGAVDVPNARKVHTRIMPRLGGLGIFLAFLLSLLAILPFVPEGMLSSRDINFIAAFLIGGTLITLIGALDDRFDLNAKLKFLAQIAVACMVVFAFDIRVDFVNVPFQDAYSSLESWISIPLTIFWIVGVTNAINLIDGLDGLAAGVSGIAIGTIFVMSLLMGNYMVAMLCLVLLGSIIGFLFFNFHPAKIFMGDTGSLFLGFCLAMLSMLGFKQIAIVSFITPLIIIGVPLSDTFFAIIRRKLQKKPIFSPDKGHLHHCLRELGFSHRQTVLIIYAIAAFFGVLAVIQSYAALNEANWVIFVVICIMMFFLQIGAEVIGLVGKTKRPVINTLIRLLAKPDSQTRSKL; encoded by the coding sequence ATGCTATTGATCTATATTATTGGTTTCATCATGGCACTGGGACTTGCGCTGTTATTGACGCCGCTCGTCAAGAAATTTGCTGTGAAGGTTGGAGCCGTTGATGTGCCGAATGCCCGAAAGGTACATACCCGAATTATGCCGCGTCTTGGCGGTCTGGGGATTTTCCTGGCATTTCTTTTGTCCTTATTGGCGATTTTACCTTTTGTGCCTGAAGGAATGCTGTCCTCACGGGATATTAATTTTATCGCAGCCTTTCTGATTGGCGGAACGCTGATTACACTGATTGGTGCTCTCGATGATCGTTTTGATCTTAATGCAAAATTGAAATTTTTGGCTCAAATTGCCGTTGCGTGTATGGTTGTATTTGCTTTTGATATTCGTGTTGATTTTGTGAATGTGCCTTTTCAGGATGCATACTCTTCTTTGGAAAGCTGGATCTCCATCCCGCTTACGATTTTCTGGATTGTAGGTGTAACGAATGCCATCAATTTGATTGACGGTCTGGATGGACTGGCTGCTGGTGTTTCGGGAATCGCAATCGGAACGATTTTTGTAATGTCTCTTCTGATGGGCAACTATATGGTTGCTATGCTTTGTCTGGTTCTGCTGGGCAGCATTATCGGATTTCTGTTTTTCAACTTTCATCCAGCAAAAATATTTATGGGTGATACAGGATCTCTATTTTTGGGCTTCTGCCTGGCAATGCTGTCAATGCTTGGATTTAAACAAATCGCTATTGTATCGTTTATTACGCCATTGATCATTATCGGCGTACCTTTATCAGATACATTCTTTGCAATCATTCGTCGCAAGTTGCAGAAAAAACCGATTTTCTCACCAGACAAAGGTCATTTACATCACTGTCTGCGTGAATTGGGCTTTAGCCACAGACAGACCGTATTGATCATTTACGCTATTGCTGCATTTTTCGGTGTATTAGCGGTGATTCAATCATATGCCGCGCTTAATGAAGCGAACTGGGTTATCTTTGTCGTGATATGTATTATGATGTTCTTCTTGCAGATCGGAGCCGAGGTTATTGGTCTTGTCGGTAAAACCAAACGTCCGGTGATTAACACCTTGATTCGGCTGCTGGCTAAGCCAGATTCTCAGACTCGTTCGAAATTATAA
- a CDS encoding WecB/TagA/CpsF family glycosyltransferase, with product MTVDKVTNVPTVPIFGVPVSRLNMKDTLNVLIQAVESRRPHQVITANPIMVMAALEDPMYMSVMKQAELIVPDGTGVVWAANYVGHPVPERVAGFDLLHELLGAGENYHWKVYLLGSTSEVIQATAQRVHELYPGITVCGKRDGFFGPEEDEAVIAAIREANPDLLFVARGADTQEPWIGKFKEQLGVPVMMGVGGSFDIISGKAKRAPKLFQKLRAEWLYRLLKEPSRYKRMLALPKFAVKVMREKENVTKV from the coding sequence GTGACAGTTGATAAGGTTACGAATGTGCCTACCGTCCCGATTTTCGGTGTTCCGGTATCAAGGCTTAATATGAAAGATACATTAAATGTATTAATCCAAGCGGTGGAGTCTCGCCGACCCCATCAAGTGATCACTGCTAATCCGATTATGGTTATGGCAGCGTTGGAAGACCCTATGTACATGTCAGTGATGAAGCAGGCGGAGCTCATCGTCCCGGATGGGACTGGCGTGGTTTGGGCCGCAAATTATGTAGGGCATCCAGTACCAGAACGTGTGGCGGGTTTTGACTTGCTACATGAATTACTTGGAGCTGGAGAAAACTATCATTGGAAAGTTTATTTACTCGGATCAACATCTGAGGTGATTCAAGCGACTGCACAACGGGTACATGAGCTTTATCCCGGAATTACGGTTTGCGGCAAGCGTGACGGATTTTTCGGACCGGAAGAGGATGAAGCGGTGATTGCAGCTATTCGTGAAGCAAATCCTGACTTGCTGTTTGTAGCACGTGGAGCTGACACGCAGGAGCCCTGGATTGGTAAATTTAAAGAACAATTGGGTGTTCCTGTGATGATGGGGGTGGGCGGCAGCTTCGATATTATATCCGGTAAAGCCAAACGCGCTCCTAAATTGTTCCAAAAGCTCAGAGCTGAGTGGTTGTATAGGCTATTGAAAGAGCCAAGTCGCTACAAAAGAATGCTTGCGCTGCCGAAATTCGCCGTGAAAGTGATGCGTGAAAAAGAAAACGTCACAAAAGTGTGA